CGGGCCCTCGGCATTGACCTGGAACACCTTGCGCCATTCCTGGAGCGAGATCTCCTCCAGGGGCCGCGAGATCTGGATGCCGGCATTATTGACCAGGATATCGAGCCGGCCGAAACGGGCGAGGACAGTGCCAATGACGGTCCGCCAGCCTTCCTCGGACGCGACGTCATGGGGGATGAACAGGATCCTGTCGCCATGGGCCTGACGCAGTTCGCCGGCGGTGCGGCTCCCTTGCGTCTCGTCGATGTCGGTCATCGCCAGGGCGGCGCCTTCGGCCGCGAAGAGCTCGGCGATGCCGCGCCCGATGCCGGCGGCAGCGCCCGTGACGATGGCGATCTTGCCCTCGAGACGTCCCATCGGCTTCATCCCTTCCTTTTGCGGCGGTTCGTCATCCGATGAAATGCCCGCGATCGACATTGAGCGCCTGGCAGGTGATGTCGGCGGCGGCCTCCGACGCGAGGAAGAGATAGGTGGCCGCCAGATCGCGCGGCGCCATCATGCCGGGGATCGGCTGGAACCGCAGATAATCCTCGATCAGCGCTTCCGGCGGGCGTCCGGTTTCCGCGGCGATCTGCCGGACAGTCCACATCGCCCCCTCGGTCTCGACCCAGCCCGGGCAGACGGCATTGACGGTGATGCCCCGGGGCCCGAGCTCCAGCGCCAGGCTGCGCATGAAGCCCAGCACCGCATGTTTGGAGGCGCAGTAGCCGCTATATTCCGCGGCTCCCGTCTTGCCCCAGATCGAGGATGTCAGGAGGATGCGCCCGCCCCGGCCCATCAG
The nucleotide sequence above comes from Hypericibacter terrae. Encoded proteins:
- a CDS encoding SDR family NAD(P)-dependent oxidoreductase encodes the protein MTEFDFKGRKILVTGASRGIGEAIAHGFAAAGGEVTIMAEDDGITATAQRIASETGRPVAALRCDIADEAAVRDAVASLGAIDVLINNAGYQPRTPLADPSPAVDREFRRVIEVNVLGTYFVTRHALPLMGRGGRILLTSSIWGKTGAAEYSGYCASKHAVLGFMRSLALELGPRGITVNAVCPGWVETEGAMWTVRQIAAETGRPPEALIEDYLRFQPIPGMMAPRDLAATYLFLASEAAADITCQALNVDRGHFIG